AAGCCTAAGCACCGCATAAGCGCCCCACGCAAAAACCGCCGCCGCTATTTTACCAAAGAAAACCATTACGGATTAAAGATACGAAAATCGAACAAACAATAACGAAATAATTTGTACTTTGAATAGGCTTTATTTCTAAATTACCTACTAGAGGTTATTATGATTTGCAATAATACGCAAAGCGCATTCTTTCTAGACGAGCCAGAGAACGTCCGACGCGGCAGAAGCGCCATTATATGGTCTTTCATATTCCTTGTTTTTACAATAATTGCTTGGGTTTCCATCGAAGTCTTAATCCAATTGCTCAAAAATTACACAAAAGGATCCTTTACTACTGTAGAATCCTTTGCTTTTTGTTTTTCCAGTCTCGCTATAGCATTCTTTCTCATAGTCTTTCTTTTATACGCCTACAAATTCAGTATATGGATTTACTACGCCGTAAAGGAACAGAACCAATACACCACCACTGAGCTCACCCCACTAAAAGCAGTCTTACTCGGTATCGTATTAGGTCCTTTCATTGACGCATATATTTTCAAGGACTTGTTCCATAAGCAAAACGCGACGCTCGAGAAATACGGGATTAAGCCGGCCGTTCTTCCAGAATGGATTTTCGCATTCATCATTGTCACTACGTTTCTCTCAATCCCAGCGTGCCTCTCGTCCTTATTCTTCCCCGGAAGACTCGCCCTAGTTGTATTGACCACCGTGATTTTCGCCTCATACATAAAAGTTATGCAGGTCATCATAGCAAACGGGCGTTCGTTACAACAAAAGCGATTCGACGACTTACTAGACCGCAAAGTGGAAGAAATCTTAAAACAACGCGAAAATTCCTAATCTCCTTTTACTACTATTATACATACTATGAGTGAAAATTGTCTTTTCTGCAAAATCATCAAGGGTGAAATCCCTTCCAAGAAAATCTACGAAGACGACGATGTGTTCGCCTTCTATGACATCGCCCCGCAGGCTCCGGTACACTTTTTGGTCGTGCCGAAGCGCCACATTGCAACCATCATGGACATGAAGCCGGAAGATTGCGAACTCGTGGGTAAGATGCTTTACCGCGCACAGCTCATCGCCAAGGACTTCGGCCTCGAAGAAGGCGGTGCACGCTTTGTGTTCAACTGCAAGGCTGATGCCGGTCAAACCGTATTCCATATCCACCTGCACGTCGTTGGCGGACAAGAAATGGGCTGGCCTCCGTTCCCAGCGAAGTAATCACGGCATAAAAGCCGCGAACTTATGATCAAAACTCGCGCTATAGTTCTGCACCGCTTTCCGTACAGCGATTCTAGCTTTATCGTCAAGGCACTTACGGAAGAAAGCGGGATTGTCTCGTTTATCGTGAAGGGCGGAAAGAAAAAGGAATCTCCGTTCCGGGGAGCCCTTGATCCGCTCGCGTTAAGCGAAGTCGTTTTTCGCCAAAATCCGAATACCGATTTGCAGTTCATCAAGGAAGCAACGCTTTTGGACTGGCGGAAGAACTTGCGCAACGATTTACTCAGCCTTGCAAAAGCGCAGGTCATGACCGAAATGATTTTGCGTTACGCACCGCAAGGCGTCCCCCTGCAAGAAGAATTTGAGCGATTGGAGCAAGCCATCCGCGAATTGGATGAGGTTACCACCGAAAAGTCGCGCATCTTTGCGCAGTGGCTACTGGACACCTGCGACATGTGGGGCTACAATCTTGACCTCACCACTTGCAGCCGCTGCGGTCGCACTCTCGAAAAGCCAGCCGCAGACTTTTTCCCCGAAACAGGCGGATTCGTATGCCAAGCATGCCTCGGTGTCGAGCACCCGCGTGCACGATTAGAAACGCTCAATGGGCTTTGGGCGCTGCAAACAGGCGACAAAATCGAGCATCCCGAATTCACCGAAAACGCGCTCCTCACCTACCTGCGCCACCACATCGGATTTTTAAAAGAAATCCACTCCATAAAATTCCTGAACGAGACACGAAAGCTGTTTGGTCAGTAGCCAATGGTCATTAGCGATTAACCATAACCAATGACTAACAACCAACAACTAGCTACTAAATAGCCATAACTTTACACTATTTGTATATTTGCCCATAGTTGAAAAAGTTTAAGTGAAGAGGTCATCATGTTAACACCAGAAGATATCAAAGCAAAAAAATCCAAGCACGAAATGATTTCCATGATCACCGCCTACGACTTCGCTTTCGCAAATATTGCAGAAGCCGCCGGAATTGACCAGATTCTCGTAGGCGATAGCCTTGCAAACACAATGCTCGGTTACAAGAGCACCCGTGAAATCGGCATGACCGAAATGCTCATCTTCACAGCAGCCGTCTGCCGTGGCGCCCCAAACACTCACGTAGTCGCCGACATGCCCTACTTGAGCGACAAAGATCCGCAAACCGCTTACGACAACGCCCGCCGTCTCATGGATGTGGGAGCCTCTAGCGTAAAAATTGAAGGCACACCCGCTGGCGTTCTCGAATTCTTGCACGAAAAAGGAATTCCCGTCTGCGGGCATCTTGGACTTTTACCGCAGACCGCAGAAAACTTCAAGCAGAAAGGCCGCACCGAAGAAGAAGCTCGCGCCATTGAAGAAGCGGCCAAGTTTGTAGAAGGACTTTGCTTCGAAACCGTTCTCGAGCACATTCCCGAAGAACTCGGCAAAAAAATCACCGACGAAATCAGCATTCCCACCATTGGCATCGGTGGAGGCAAGTTCACAGACGGTCATGTTCTCGTGATGCACGATGCTCTCGGCATGCACCCGAACAAAATTCCGCCGTTTGCCACAAAGTTCGTAGACATGTATTCTGTTGGTGTTCAAGGAGTTAAGAAATACATCGAAAGTGTCAAGGCAAGAGCTTAATTTCGAACGAACTAAAACCTAAAATTCAAACAACATAATTAATTTTATTACTGGCAGAATCGATCTCAGAAGAGGTCGATTTTTTCTTTACATACAATTTCAATCCGACCGATTTTCCATAACAAATTTTTTCAAGAAAAAATTGAATTTTTATAAAATAATTGTTGATTATTTGTGAAAAAGAAGTTATTTTTCAGGTATCAACAAATAAATAACAAAAAAGGAAGAAAAAAAATGGCTAACGAAACAACCGCTACTAAAAAGGCAACAAAGAAACCCGCTGCTGCTAAGAAGCCGGCCGCTGCCAAGAAACCCGCTGCCGCTAAGAAGCCGGCCGCTGCTAAGAAGCCGGCTGCTGCTAAGAAGCCTGCTGCTGCTAAGAAGCCGGCTGCTGCTAAGAAGCCGGCCGCTGCTAAGAAGCCGACCGCTGCTAAGAAGCCGGCTGCCGCTAAGAAGCCTGCTGCTGCTAAGAAGCCGGCTGCCGCTAAGAAGCCTACTGCTGCTAAGAAGCCCGCTACTGCTACAAAGAAGCCGGCTACTGCAGCAAAGAAAGCTCCGGCAAAGAAGTAATCTTCTTTTTGACCCAACGATTTTGACCCGCAGACCTCTGCGGGTCTTTTTTTTATATTGGCGGTCCGCCCTCCGTTTACTATTTTTGTTAGCATGATTTCAGAAAATGATTTGACCAATTCGCAGAACATTCCCTTTGAAGAACGCATCGCCCGCATCGAAAAGATGATTGAAGCCGAAGCAGAACCGAAAGCATTCGAACTCGGACTTTTGCTCGCTCTCAAGATGGGCCAGGAAATCCGCGAAAAGAAACCGCTCGGCAGCACGACTGGCGACATCGTCGCCGCATGGAGTTCCAAGTACCCGGAATCCGTCGTCGAAGAAGCAATCGCTCACGCCAAGCAGTTCCTCACAAATCCAGGCGCCCTCGCCGAAAAGATGAAGAACATTATGCTGAAGAAGATGAATCAGCAAGAAGAAAAAACGGACGAGGCCGAAAGTGGAAAATAAACTACAGGCAACAATCGACATCGGGAGTCACAGCTGCATTTTGCTAATCGCAGCGTTCGAAGACGTACCCGCCGCAGCAGCGGTTGCACCCGAAACGACTGAAACACCCGCCGCATCAAGCGAAGCGCCTGCAGCTCCACGCAAAATTCTCGTGCCAAAACTCCAGAAGGTCGAAGTCTGCCGCCTTGGCGAAGACATTTACGAACACGGGAAAATCACGCCCGAACGCATCCAGGAACTCGTCAACATCATGACCAAGTTCCGCATGGACTTACACGCTCTCGGCGCAGATCTCAAAGCAGTCGCCATGACCGAAGCCATGCGCAAGGCGACAAATCCGGACGAAGTGATCGAAGCTGTCGAAAAAGCAGTATGGGTCAAGCCACGCGTCATCACCGGCGAAGAAGAAGGCAAGCTCACCTACCGCTCCGTCAAGGAATGGCACGGCGAAGGAAACGTCACGATTGACATCGGTGGCGGATCCACAGAACTCAGCAACGGCGAAACGACTTTCTCGATTCCCGTTGGCGCGCTCAAGATGTTCAAGGCGATGGGCCCGATTCCCGGCCCGGAATACAAGAAGTTTATCAAGGAAACTTTCAAGGATTTATCCTTCAAGGGCATGACGAAAAAGCCCGTCTACCTTATCGGTGGTACAGGCACCGCACTTGCGATGGTCTTCTTAAACAGCCAAACGTTTGACTACAAGGCGATTGAAGGTCTCGAAATGAGCCTCGCCGACCTTGAAGCGGTCACCACGCGCATCACGAACCTTTCGAAAGAACTCCGCGCGATGCTCCCGGGACTTGGAAACGGTCGTCACGAAGTTATCATTTGCGGACTTTTCTGGTTGCGTTCGCTCCTCGAAAAGCTCCGTGTAGAAACGTTCAAGATCAGTACGGCAGGGCTCCGCTTCGGTTTGCTCTACCCGCCTGAAAAAGAACCGGAACCCAAACCAAAGAAGCGCCCGGCATTTTTGAAAAGTTAGTTGATAGTTATTAGTAGTTAGT
This is a stretch of genomic DNA from Fibrobacter sp. UWB13. It encodes these proteins:
- a CDS encoding histidine triad nucleotide-binding protein; its protein translation is MSENCLFCKIIKGEIPSKKIYEDDDVFAFYDIAPQAPVHFLVVPKRHIATIMDMKPEDCELVGKMLYRAQLIAKDFGLEEGGARFVFNCKADAGQTVFHIHLHVVGGQEMGWPPFPAK
- the recO gene encoding DNA repair protein RecO; this encodes MIKTRAIVLHRFPYSDSSFIVKALTEESGIVSFIVKGGKKKESPFRGALDPLALSEVVFRQNPNTDLQFIKEATLLDWRKNLRNDLLSLAKAQVMTEMILRYAPQGVPLQEEFERLEQAIRELDEVTTEKSRIFAQWLLDTCDMWGYNLDLTTCSRCGRTLEKPAADFFPETGGFVCQACLGVEHPRARLETLNGLWALQTGDKIEHPEFTENALLTYLRHHIGFLKEIHSIKFLNETRKLFGQ
- the panB gene encoding 3-methyl-2-oxobutanoate hydroxymethyltransferase, translated to MLTPEDIKAKKSKHEMISMITAYDFAFANIAEAAGIDQILVGDSLANTMLGYKSTREIGMTEMLIFTAAVCRGAPNTHVVADMPYLSDKDPQTAYDNARRLMDVGASSVKIEGTPAGVLEFLHEKGIPVCGHLGLLPQTAENFKQKGRTEEEARAIEEAAKFVEGLCFETVLEHIPEELGKKITDEISIPTIGIGGGKFTDGHVLVMHDALGMHPNKIPPFATKFVDMYSVGVQGVKKYIESVKARA
- a CDS encoding histone H1; this encodes MANETTATKKATKKPAAAKKPAAAKKPAAAKKPAAAKKPAAAKKPAAAKKPAAAKKPAAAKKPTAAKKPAAAKKPAAAKKPAAAKKPTAAKKPATATKKPATAAKKAPAKK
- a CDS encoding phosphatase, translated to MENKLQATIDIGSHSCILLIAAFEDVPAAAAVAPETTETPAASSEAPAAPRKILVPKLQKVEVCRLGEDIYEHGKITPERIQELVNIMTKFRMDLHALGADLKAVAMTEAMRKATNPDEVIEAVEKAVWVKPRVITGEEEGKLTYRSVKEWHGEGNVTIDIGGGSTELSNGETTFSIPVGALKMFKAMGPIPGPEYKKFIKETFKDLSFKGMTKKPVYLIGGTGTALAMVFLNSQTFDYKAIEGLEMSLADLEAVTTRITNLSKELRAMLPGLGNGRHEVIICGLFWLRSLLEKLRVETFKISTAGLRFGLLYPPEKEPEPKPKKRPAFLKS